Proteins from a genomic interval of Streptomyces sp. NBC_01445:
- the crcB gene encoding fluoride efflux transporter CrcB produces MNWLLVIAGAMVGAPLRYLTDRAVQTRHDSVFPWGTFTVNACGSLVLGLLTGAVAAGAASSQVQLLIGTGLCGALTTYSTFSYETLRLGEDGARLFAVANVVASLAVGLGAAFAGVALADALWGQA; encoded by the coding sequence GTGAACTGGCTCCTCGTGATCGCCGGCGCGATGGTCGGCGCACCGCTGCGCTATCTCACCGACCGGGCCGTGCAGACCCGCCACGACAGCGTCTTCCCGTGGGGGACGTTCACGGTGAACGCCTGCGGCAGCCTCGTGCTCGGCCTGCTGACCGGCGCCGTCGCCGCGGGCGCCGCCTCGTCGCAGGTGCAGCTGCTCATCGGCACGGGCCTGTGCGGGGCCCTGACGACGTACTCGACGTTCTCGTACGAGACGCTCCGGCTCGGGGAGGACGGGGCGCGGCTCTTCGCCGTGGCCAACGTGGTCGCGAGTCTCGCCGTCGGCCTTGGCGCCGCCTTCGCGGGAGTCGCGCTCGCCGACGCCCTCTGGGGGCAGGCCTAA
- a CDS encoding DUF190 domain-containing protein: MTRLTGRALRLTVFVGENHTWRRKPLYSEIVHRAHKAGLAGASVFRGIEGFGASSLIHTSRLLSLSEDLPMAVVIVDTEERVRAFLPELDELVSQGLVVLDDCEVIRYVGLENGGTRA, encoded by the coding sequence ATGACGCGACTGACCGGCCGTGCCCTGCGACTGACGGTCTTCGTCGGTGAGAACCACACCTGGCGCCGCAAGCCTCTGTACAGCGAGATCGTGCACCGGGCGCACAAGGCGGGCCTCGCGGGGGCGAGCGTCTTCCGCGGCATCGAGGGGTTCGGGGCGTCGTCCCTGATCCACACCTCGCGGCTGCTCTCGCTCAGCGAGGACCTGCCCATGGCCGTCGTGATCGTCGACACCGAGGAACGGGTCAGGGCGTTCCTGCCGGAGCTGGACGAGCTGGTGTCACAGGGCCTGGTCGTCCTCGACGACTGCGAGGTCATCCGGTACGTGGGCCTGGAGAACGGCGGAACGCGGGCGTGA
- the crcB gene encoding fluoride efflux transporter CrcB, translating into MTGGQSPAADEPSDPDLGPRVPARRRAALRVQGPIVAVVSLGGAVGACARYGAALLWPTSPGAFPWTTMWVNALGCFVIGVFMVIISDVWAAHRLVRPFFGTGVLGGFTTFSTYAVDIQQLVDAGRVRTGLVYLAATLLAALAAVGLGVALTRRVLVWRKR; encoded by the coding sequence ATGACAGGCGGGCAGTCCCCGGCGGCGGACGAACCTAGTGATCCGGACCTCGGCCCGCGCGTGCCGGCCCGGCGGCGCGCGGCCCTGCGGGTACAGGGCCCGATCGTGGCGGTCGTCTCGCTCGGCGGCGCCGTGGGTGCCTGCGCCCGCTACGGCGCCGCGCTCCTGTGGCCCACCTCGCCCGGCGCCTTCCCGTGGACGACGATGTGGGTGAACGCGCTCGGCTGTTTCGTGATCGGCGTGTTCATGGTGATCATCAGCGATGTGTGGGCGGCGCACCGCCTGGTGCGGCCGTTCTTCGGCACCGGCGTCCTGGGCGGCTTCACCACGTTCTCCACGTACGCGGTGGACATCCAGCAGCTGGTGGACGCCGGCCGGGTCCGTACGGGCCTGGTCTATCTCGCGGCGACGCTCCTGGCGGCGCTCGCCGCGGTCGGGCTCGGGGTGGCGCTGACGCGCCGCGTACTGGTGTGGAGGAAGCGATGA